The genomic interval agtattttttacaaaaaatgcgGCCGCGATCGACGAATGAATTCCAAAACCAATTTTTAAATGGAacttatagaaatatttgatattaggCTTAATTAAGacattacatacaattattattatattttattgtaaggCATAATAAACTCGATGTTATGTAGATTATTCAAACCTAAAGTCTCGTGTTATAAGAATACGATCATATTCGTGTTTTGTTAACAAAGGAACAACGAAATAGCGATCAACCGGTTTGCTGTAtcgaataatattgtaattaacattataatttggATACATTTGACGTCAAACACatcatttatctatatttaaataaggacagataggtactatttaaaatttcatattatcaACATGTATGATTATCAAATCAAGAACCAAATAAAACCGGTTTGAAATCTGTGTGTGTAAAATGTGAATCATCTTTTTGGTGCCATGCTTCATTGTTCACAcatgctccgttgcgacgacgcagcacgttccggctccgttgttttctataggttctGACACTGATgtcgaaacttcataaaatgtctacgttgttctgcgttgatccgtcaaCGGACAAAACGAATAGTGGCGTATGACAACTTACGTCAGTGTCAGAATCACGGAAAACAATATAGCACAACGGAGCGGCAATGTAGCAGTGGGACACGGCTCTTATGGAAGTGCAAAAATCAATATAGGTGCTTCAGTTTTCAGCGGAACTAAACGCCTAGCTAGCTAGACTTTCGTTCCTATCTGTTTTTAGTTCGGCGAGACGATCATAGATGGTGTTGGTAGCATCGCGCGGTGAAAGTGTGCAGTAAAAACTGGCTTAGCAACAAGAAATCAATGTTTAGTGTTTTATACCAGCTACTATCGCCGAACACAAGAATGATGCCTtcacgaatgaatgaacgtgGCGTAGTTTGCGCGAGAGCGATTATTTACCGCATTGAAAAGCCAGCAATCTATGCGGAATCCGCCAAAGCGACGAGCTGTTTAGCGATAGTGTTATAATAGCCGATATTAGACATGAATAGTAATCAGTGCTAGGCATTGCGTTGCTAAATCCTTCCCAACGCCTAATTAGAAATTGCAATGATTGTATAAAACGTTTTGTAGCTGCGTTTTGTTTTCCCATTTTAAATAAGTGAGTATTTTCGGTAAGAGGCATGCCCCGTTCTCAAGCTCGTTGCACCTCCGTCTGTTGTCGTAGTCTTCTATAAGTTTTGGTTTGAAATCGGCATTCTTATAATATGATATGTCCCTTAGTAGCCCAGTAAGACCCACATTTGccaattgacgtctttgaagaaatggctgcggtgaagtttgctGCGCCGTACCTTCTTCACGTGCGCTTTGGAAGTGGGCGGTAGACTTAGGTTTAAGTGATtttgaataaagtattttgaatTAGAATTATATATTCTTGGAAGGATGTGAAGTGGTAGTATTTTAGACGAGACCTACCACACGTAATAACGTTTAGTAGGTAATTTTAAACGTAATTAAGACGATTAATGTAGATTAAAACTATCATAGCCTAGATTGTTAAAACTACTTAGTTCTTAATGATAAGGTAATGCATTAATAGAAAACGACAGTAAAGTACAATCACCCTAAAACTGTGTACAAGCGAAGTTGCTTTGTATTCAGAACACATAGCAGCCTTGGGTAGGAGCTTAcatctttatttttgtcaccAAAACATATGTGCTGGAACGAATTGTACATTGCATCctaactaattattataaatgcgaaagtaagtttgtttgttacgtcGTCACGTCctgtctactcaaccaatcttcttgaaattttgcacaaacGTATATCGAAGTAATGTAGGCGATATACACATAAATGTAGGAGAAGTATACAGATTTCAtcttagaaaaataactgctcccgtgggaaatttacgcgggcgaaccCGCGGACGAAAGCTGGTATGTGATGTGtgtttattaattgatatcaTTGTTTTACTTCGCGTGTTTTCTCcacataacatattatatttttttgaaactaTGCCCTTTAGTACCGTGTCGAAATGATTTCGAAGACgctaaaaatagaatatctaTTATTGAAAACGCACACCGAATTTACCGGTTTAATGTCCATCACTAATGCGATAGTGATGCGTAATGCTCGATGATCGGTGGTCGATGTCGATTATTTGACGATTAAATATCGAGTCACGCACTCCGGACATcaatttgtgaaaattatacctatagtTCTTATCATTTCGTCATAGTCACTTTTCTCTAACCGGATTTTTTAAAGCATAGTAAATAGCTATTCATGTCAACCAATCTGCGATAGGCTCAGGTTAGCAGCATAAGCTTTGTGATAACtagtcatttattattaaaatggcATAATTAACGTCAGTTTTTGTCAAGACAAATCAGTCGTTAAggaatttcaattatttttaataagaaattttaattatagtttgtattattaaagtttaaattattaaatttgattaagtCACATCCGACGCCTACGACTAATTAAGACTAATAACggcttattaaatttaatgaaactttttatGCAGAaggtatatatagatatattatatctgTTACCTAGTTAAATTTTTCGAGCTGTAAGcttttgaattataaatatagattcacacaatgaaacacgataatcaaaATGTCACTTCAACtgataaatttttgtttctagTACGAATAtgttagttttttgttttttagtaaACTATATTTGAAACGCTTCTTGAGTTTGGTTTTGACACATGGAAAagtatcatatttattactacgCTATTGCATAGGTTGTTTAAAAACTACAaagatttgaatataaattttagttttaaaattaaattaaattttaaatgtaactcATGCATGCTTTTGCCAATACTCCtacttttatcttttataaaCCTGTCTTCATGCTCATTTGTtattaagaaagaaaatacacaatattttagcAGATCGGTCCTTTCCAAGATCTATGGCCGCGTAACGCCGCAGTCGACCAGTCGACTCTGCGGTTAGAAAGTCCGATATGAAATTAGCTGGCTCTTGCACAAATCGTGCGCATAACGTCCGAAATCCAATTTACAATGATATAGGTTTGATTACACTACGCCAAATTGGTTCTGAATGTAAACCATACGTATGAATTAGATTTTAGATTATTTGCTTTCATTTTTTTAGGATCTTTTGAcaggtaattattttactcTTACTCCATAATACTTGCTGCAATATGGAGATTCTCTTGCGTGGCAAGTTTGGGATaagttttttagaaaaatgatattttgacACTATCTTTTATTCAATGTGTTTTATTAATCTGCATTCAatgtatgacaaaaaataattcccTCGTCTGAAGCCATTGTTGGATAGGTACAccataaaatcaaatcatgcTTACCGTATCCTTGGTCATCTAAACTAAACATGTGTTCGTACACAATTTTAGCTCAATCAGTTGTAAATATCTGCttctaaattgaaattgaaaaatttgtaaaatagtcCTATGTTTTAACACTCTAATCtaccaatatattatttttatagaaatctaTTCCGCCGTTTCTTAAATAAAGGTCTTATATGCttataaactttcgcatctaaaataactgttccccaCATGAAGGCACACAGCATACAACTCCGGTGGTTATGGCAATTAAGGACTGAAAGCTTCGAAATTGGAGACCGACCAATGGGCACACAGCTAAGTCATTCAATGAATAAGAAGACAAATAACCAAAGTTGCAGGATGAAGACAATTCTAATCGATCTATGTGAGaagtctataaaaatatatttatttatttgaatgtcAATTTTGACCTCATTCACTTAAAGTAATGTTAATCTATAACTTATATTCTAAATCAAAGGTATACTTATATAGTGTAATACGTCATTTCAAAGAAAGAACATTTCTGCTGGATTATCAAGACAATCCAGTATTATaactatgaaataatataaaaataaataaataatctttattacaGACAATGTGCGTGCATATATGCAAGATTCCTAAgttattacttactttttcTGGTTGAGATGATAATATCTACGTATTGCTATCATCTTCATATCATAGCTGTCATCACAGTCCGTGCTCAAAGATATTAATCTGAAGAATGACGATCATTAATGTTTTGATaatttagtttcttttattattcgtGATTATAATCATTCGAAAAAGTTGTGGCCATATATACAAGGTTATAAAaactgttataaaaaatatcaagcatattttaaactaaataatatgttttgtcattatcgcactttaaaaaatttggcATTGGCAGGGCGAGAtgaaacatactttagctcaaagtatgctttatcttttttatgaaaaacaggGTTAGTATATTATCAGGTTCCGTTTAATTTCTACTGTAACAAAGCAATAAGCCAAAAAAGCGCTAAATCTGATcaataccaatttttttttaacttttctgAACTTTGTCATTTCAACTTAAAGTTAAAACAGacaacaatttaatttgtataacaaatttcTTTAACTGTATTTGAAGCtgatatgattattattttcatcataaacattaaaatggtatatttaaattactactTACAAGCTGGAAAATATATCagcagtaattttatttagtattttaatgtaactCCAAGGCAAATACATATGAATactcataattaaaattgcctAGCACGTAAAATTAGCATAATTCCATCCTTTATTTTGTGTGGTAGGTCGTAAAAAagcaataatacatattttttaaactgtgtTTCTGTTTCTAATATGAAATGTGgttgataaataaactaagtTGGAATATTACGACTGTCAGAGGATGGGGGTGCACCAAACTGAGAGCCATCTGACCGGTCCTGGACCAGCTCGGACCGGTTCAAACCGGTTGTAAATTCATGTCTATTACTGCCTCTTGCTTGTTTTAGCTAGCTCAATATATGATAATGTATGCTAATGTGTTTctgttttttctttgttttatttttattttgatgtgtCATACTACAGTTCTTTATAAGAACATCTTTAGTTGTTTCGTTTCAGTGTACTGTTTGTGTAaggattttgattttgatttcaaggATGGGAGTGAGCATTGAAACAAAGACGTCCGTTAATGAAACtatgtatttcattttttttcaataatttctacattttcttttttaatttctatcaaataaatatcaatcatAAACAAttgatacatttattattattgttaatcttgtaaattttgacatttttaagttagaagtaaaatgtttttgtagcatttaaaattttctgatGAAAGTGAATTCTAGTTCTATGATATTGTGCGTTAAAACACTGGACCCTACAGACATTtagatttcatttaaaaactgTTAGTCTATTGATTTACATTAAGGTAGTAATACACTGGACAAAGAAAATGCATTGATCGCAACATGACTCGTCAATATATGTACTGTTAGTACAAGTCTTCGCTCTTCCACTGGACCACGCAATACGCAGTTTTGCGCAAAgatagaaaacaaatattacaaaaaattacacatttatattaacttaaataacttaatacttttataactatatcataatatatccTGAGATCGTTTTCTTCTCCGAGGCCGCGAAGTCTCTGAACTTATTGCCGCCGTCTTCACGGCATTCTAAGATACATCTCTCATTCAAGTTCTtacattcatatatttttatcattttttttttctttaattttacacATTGTAAACGTAATATCACAAACAAATGTACAAATTAGTACAATTAAAAACGTACACATATCTCCGACCTCTCCAGAGATCGCtctaataaatacaattacaatacatGAAAATACAATTCTACAACTTCACAATAGAATTGAActcgaaacaaaaaataatacctaaggCTAAATCGTTCAGGGTATCATTATCACACGCGCGGCGACGACTGAGATCAGGGGTACGCACCGGGCGCCGCCACGCCACTCACACATCAACCACCAAGAcacaatcattaaaatatccaataataaaatacaaacaatgaTTAACATAAGTACAGGCGGCGCGGGGAGACGGGCGTAACGGTGGGCAGAGGGGGGTGAAGGGTAGAGGAGAGGGAACGAGATCGACGCTCGCCGCCGCGCGCCGTCGCACGCGCCACTCACCGCTTCGCCGATACATCATAATAGAACAGCGACACTTTATCGATAAAGCGCGTGTCACATCACTAGCCTATCGGCGATGCGTCGTGTGGCGCAAACTAAAACCGCGCAATCCCGCGCGCTTATTCTATAACTAATCATTTTATATCACGCTGTgcttttttatcttattaaaaatatataataattaatataatatatatataataatattgatatttttaaaataacgatACGTAGATCGAGGAGGGCAGTCAGTCGGCTCACTCATCCGCGCTCGTGTCACAGCCGTTCACTCGGCTTGACCGCGAAACAATTTCTTCTTTTCTATCGTGAACTGGGGGCTGATTATAATGGTGCCGCTCCGGGTTAAATTTctgcaaagaaaaaaaaaagataagttTCATTCatcgttaaataaatattatcttaaaaTGTAAGCGAATGCTAATTGATAGTAAAGTTTATCTGATTGCTAATGGTTACATAATTGTTGCatttgattgaaaaataatcatgtATTGTTAACACTATTACAGTAATAAAGACTTTTTTCATCAAATCTGccaattaaagttaaaaacgtaaaataaaaaaaagaaactcacTTTAAGAATTGCGGCAACAGGCTGGTCCAGTTCGTCGCATCGTGCTCCAGATGTAAGTGTATCTCGTGCGTCGTGAGCGTGTTGGGGTCTATTTTGAAAGCTGCTAATCTTCTCCCCGCTACGTCGATTATGAGCGCCGTGCCCCGGGATCCGCAGGGCTCCCCTTCCGCCAATGCTAAAGTTTGTCTTGAAGCCCTGGAGAGCAGTTCTGCTGGGACCAAGACTTCAGCCGTAGCTAGTTCGCTGGCTCCTTTCGCGGCCCGTAGTTCTCTCTCCAGCCTTTGAGCCAGCGCCGCTTCCGTCGGAACCGGTACCGGCGCTTCCCTCCACGTCGGACCATTCCATGCtataacaatagaaaaaaacattaaaatttatattttaatagaacacgtattgtaaattataatatcgaTATTTAATTGCAATTGATATTCGCAACACTAATTTGAAAGTGCCGGTTGTATAACTAACCTCAAAGACTTTAACAAAAGGGAAAATGCGAGACAAATGTCATTGAAGTGAATCGGGTGCGTGGGCAAGGGAGCGCATCGCCGCGGAACAGCTGACGCGTCTCAGCTGGAGGCGCTGTCACTTCGAGAGAAAAATGATTTCCACTGCCAACGCTGCGCGCGCCGCATAGCAACAGCGCGGCCGGTTAGAAAGCAAAC from Plodia interpunctella isolate USDA-ARS_2022_Savannah chromosome 14, ilPloInte3.2, whole genome shotgun sequence carries:
- the LOC128675198 gene encoding protein charybde-like, producing MEILPVTNQFNVGFNSEKAWNGPTWREAPVPVPTEAALAQRLERELRAAKGASELATAEVLVPAELLSRASRQTLALAEGEPCGSRGTALIIDVAGRRLAAFKIDPNTLTTHEIHLHLEHDATNWTSLLPQFLKNLTRSGTIIISPQFTIEKKKLFRGQAE